A single genomic interval of Waddliaceae bacterium harbors:
- the recA gene encoding recombinase RecA, which translates to MTPAEEKSRKAALENAISQIKKQFGEGAIMSLGSHSASRTAEVIKTGAITLDLALGIGGVPRGRIIEVYGPESSGKSTLATHFVANAQKNGGLAAYIDAEHALDPGYAAKIGVNIDDLLISQPDSGEEALNIAETLARSNAVDIVVIDSVAALVPKSELEGEIGDSFVGLQARLMSQALRKLTSTLAKSNTCAVFINQIREKIGVMFGNPETTSGGRALKFYSSIRLDIRRIGAIKGSGGTPDTGNRVRVKVVKNKMAPPFRTAEFDILFNEGISQAGCTLDLAVEHEIVDKKGAWFSYNGERLGQGRESVRDLLKNNEPLLSEIEEKVHNAIAPTETLEAKEEKVLAEV; encoded by the coding sequence ATGACCCCAGCAGAAGAGAAATCACGAAAAGCAGCACTAGAAAACGCTATATCACAGATAAAAAAACAGTTTGGAGAAGGCGCTATTATGTCGCTCGGCAGCCACTCGGCATCAAGAACTGCTGAAGTCATAAAAACAGGGGCCATAACCCTTGACTTAGCTCTAGGTATCGGAGGTGTTCCACGAGGCCGTATCATTGAAGTATATGGCCCTGAATCGTCAGGAAAATCAACTCTTGCCACACACTTCGTCGCTAATGCACAAAAAAACGGCGGTCTCGCTGCATATATCGACGCTGAGCATGCTCTAGACCCAGGATACGCTGCTAAAATAGGTGTTAATATTGATGACCTGCTTATCTCACAACCAGACAGTGGTGAAGAAGCTTTAAATATCGCTGAAACACTAGCAAGATCCAATGCTGTCGATATCGTCGTTATCGACTCCGTAGCTGCCCTCGTACCAAAAAGTGAGCTAGAGGGTGAAATCGGAGACTCGTTCGTCGGTCTACAAGCACGCTTGATGTCACAAGCGCTGCGAAAGCTGACGTCAACACTAGCAAAATCAAACACATGCGCCGTCTTCATCAACCAGATCCGTGAAAAAATCGGTGTTATGTTCGGAAACCCAGAAACAACATCCGGAGGACGCGCTCTTAAGTTTTACTCTTCAATACGCCTAGACATACGCCGTATCGGCGCAATAAAAGGTTCTGGTGGCACCCCAGACACCGGAAACCGCGTGCGTGTAAAAGTCGTAAAAAATAAAATGGCCCCACCATTCAGAACTGCAGAATTTGATATTTTGTTCAACGAAGGAATATCACAAGCAGGATGCACTCTCGACCTCGCCGTAGAACACGAGATCGTAGACAAAAAAGGTGCGTGGTTTAGCTACAACGGTGAAAGACTAGGACAAGGACGTGAAAGCGTTAGAGATCTCCTCAAAAACAACGAACCCCTGCTCAGTGAGATAGAAGAAAAGGTGCATAACGCCATAGCGCCTACTGAAACGCTTGAAGCAAAAGAAGAAAAAGTTCTGGCTGAAGTATAA
- a CDS encoding PspC domain-containing protein — protein MKHIHRSRKNKMVAGICGGIAEMYSWDPSIVRLAFVFLALATNIMPLVVTYALGWFIIPIKTHNAQSPRKK, from the coding sequence ATGAAACACATACATCGATCACGCAAAAATAAAATGGTTGCCGGCATCTGCGGCGGCATTGCCGAAATGTATTCGTGGGACCCCTCCATCGTTAGGCTAGCTTTCGTTTTTCTCGCTCTAGCAACAAATATAATGCCTCTAGTTGTAACATATGCCCTCGGATGGTTCATCATTCCAATAAAAACACACAACGCTCAATCACCACGTAAAAAATAA